In Streptomyces violaceusniger Tu 4113, one DNA window encodes the following:
- a CDS encoding MerR family transcriptional regulator, with translation MRIGEIAALVGVTSRTVRHYHHIGLLPEPQRRANGYRVYSLRDAILLARIRRLTELGLALDEVRDVLADDAGRELAEVLGELDADLARQEHEIQQRRRVLKALLQGPLTPDAPLSPALIELLKGAPATTSPAAAKDREHLILMDGIVGGDAVYAALRPLAEDPAILPLYERLDELDGAEADDPRIAALADDLVAAVPDELLAAIPEDGPTATGFEQALLADYSPAQAEVVRRVMEQMTARLHDRRAS, from the coding sequence ATGCGCATCGGAGAAATCGCCGCGCTGGTCGGAGTCACCTCCCGGACCGTGCGGCACTACCACCACATCGGCCTGCTGCCCGAGCCCCAGCGGCGGGCCAATGGATACCGTGTCTACAGCCTCAGGGACGCCATCCTGCTGGCCCGGATCCGGCGGCTGACCGAGCTCGGGCTCGCCCTGGACGAGGTGCGGGACGTCCTCGCGGACGACGCCGGGCGTGAACTGGCCGAAGTGCTGGGCGAGTTGGATGCCGACCTCGCACGCCAGGAACACGAGATCCAGCAGCGCCGCAGGGTCCTCAAGGCTCTTCTGCAGGGCCCGCTCACGCCGGACGCGCCGCTCTCCCCCGCGCTCATCGAGCTCCTGAAGGGTGCGCCCGCCACCACCTCGCCGGCCGCCGCCAAGGATCGCGAGCATCTGATCCTGATGGACGGGATCGTCGGCGGGGACGCGGTGTACGCGGCGCTGCGGCCACTGGCCGAGGACCCCGCCATACTCCCCCTGTACGAGCGGCTGGACGAACTGGACGGGGCAGAGGCCGACGATCCGCGGATCGCGGCGCTGGCCGACGACCTCGTCGCCGCCGTACCGGACGAGCTGCTGGCGGCCATCCCGGAGGACGGCCCGACGGCGACCGGCTTCGAGCAGGCGCTTCTCGCCGACTACTCGCCCGCCCAGGCCGAGGTGGTCCGCCGGGTGATGGAGCAGATGACCGCCCGGCTGCACGACAGGAGGGCGTCATGA
- a CDS encoding LLM class flavin-dependent oxidoreductase: MSHTPPPRFGIMTAPMQVDYHDILRVWREADTIPEIEHAWVFDHLMPIGGDPDGPAYEGWTLLSALAAHTRRLRFGLLVTSNRFRPPAMLAKIATTVDIVSDGRLEFGIGVGSRPGHPLARREYAAHGLPFHDTAHAVGSLAEACTVIRRLWTEEKPFDFHGTYHQLTGAFGNPKPVQRPHPPITIGGRSSATLRVVAEHADVWNMPGGEIADAINRSALLDRYCAEIGRDPASITRSIVLSVSYDQPGVTRAAIAEAIDAGFSHIILGLAAPYPADVARWVTDELISASA, encoded by the coding sequence ATGTCACACACACCCCCGCCCCGTTTCGGGATCATGACCGCCCCCATGCAGGTCGACTACCACGACATCCTGCGGGTCTGGCGCGAGGCGGACACCATCCCGGAGATCGAGCACGCATGGGTCTTCGACCACCTCATGCCGATCGGCGGCGACCCGGACGGACCGGCCTACGAAGGCTGGACGCTGCTCTCGGCCCTCGCCGCCCACACCCGTCGACTCCGGTTCGGCCTGCTGGTGACCAGCAACCGGTTCCGGCCGCCCGCAATGCTGGCCAAGATCGCCACGACCGTCGACATCGTCTCCGACGGTCGGCTGGAGTTCGGCATCGGCGTCGGCTCACGGCCCGGTCACCCCCTGGCCCGGCGTGAGTACGCGGCACACGGCCTGCCCTTCCACGACACCGCGCACGCCGTGGGCAGTCTCGCCGAAGCCTGCACGGTGATCCGGCGGCTATGGACCGAGGAGAAGCCGTTCGACTTCCACGGCACCTATCACCAGCTCACCGGAGCGTTCGGCAACCCCAAGCCCGTCCAGCGCCCCCACCCGCCGATCACCATCGGCGGACGCTCGTCCGCGACGCTGCGCGTGGTGGCCGAGCACGCGGACGTGTGGAACATGCCCGGCGGCGAGATCGCCGACGCCATCAACCGCAGCGCACTGCTGGACCGCTACTGCGCCGAGATCGGCCGCGACCCCGCCTCGATCACCCGCTCGATCGTCCTGTCCGTCTCCTACGACCAGCCCGGCGTCACCCGGGCCGCGATCGCGGAGGCCATCGACGCCGGCTTCTCGCACATCATTCTCGGCCTGGCGGCGCCCTACCCCGCCGATGTCGCGCGGTGGGTCACCGACGAGCTCATCAGCGCGTCGGCCTAG
- a CDS encoding LacI family DNA-binding transcriptional regulator produces the protein MADVAERAGVSRALVSIVFRDQPGASPQTRDRVLRVADEIGYRLDSAARLLARGRSRTLGVMFTVRQPFHADLVEGIYPEAERLGYDVLLSATAQGRGEAKAVEALLGHRCEAVILLGPDAQPADIDALGHRTVTVSVGRRVPHARVDSVHTAEGKGVRQAMEHLVELGHRRIVHIDGGRGPGSAERRRAYRAAMRRHGLEPELRVIPGNHTEQSGIETGRLLLDERDHGRPLPTAVLAGNDRCAMGLLMTLTQAGVDVPRDLSVVGYDDSHLSHLMPIGLTTVRQDAVLMAEHAVRFAVERLEGTAPEPREAVLDPKLTVRGTSGPPPESVGAENR, from the coding sequence ATGGCGGACGTCGCGGAGCGGGCGGGCGTGTCCCGGGCACTCGTCTCCATCGTCTTCCGCGATCAGCCGGGAGCGAGCCCGCAGACCCGCGACCGCGTGCTGCGCGTCGCCGACGAGATCGGCTACCGGCTCGACAGCGCGGCCCGCCTGCTGGCTCGCGGCCGCAGCCGCACGCTCGGCGTGATGTTCACCGTTCGCCAGCCCTTCCATGCCGACCTCGTCGAGGGCATCTACCCCGAGGCCGAGCGGCTCGGCTACGACGTCCTGCTCTCCGCGACCGCTCAGGGGCGCGGCGAGGCCAAGGCCGTCGAGGCGCTGCTCGGTCACCGCTGCGAGGCGGTGATCCTGCTCGGGCCCGACGCGCAGCCCGCGGACATCGACGCGCTGGGACACCGCACGGTCACCGTCTCCGTCGGCCGCCGGGTCCCCCACGCCCGCGTCGACAGCGTGCACACGGCCGAGGGCAAGGGCGTACGGCAGGCCATGGAGCACCTCGTCGAACTGGGCCACCGCCGGATCGTGCACATCGACGGCGGCCGCGGACCGGGCTCGGCCGAACGCCGCCGCGCCTACCGTGCGGCGATGCGCCGTCATGGCCTGGAGCCGGAACTGCGGGTGATCCCCGGCAACCACACCGAGCAGTCCGGCATCGAGACGGGGCGACTGCTGCTGGACGAGCGCGACCACGGCCGGCCCCTGCCGACGGCGGTCCTCGCGGGCAACGACCGTTGTGCGATGGGGCTGTTGATGACCCTGACCCAGGCGGGCGTCGACGTCCCGCGCGACCTGTCCGTCGTGGGCTACGACGACAGTCACCTCTCTCATCTGATGCCGATCGGCCTGACCACGGTCCGCCAGGACGCGGTGCTCATGGCCGAGCACGCGGTGCGGTTCGCGGTGGAGCGGCTGGAGGGCACGGCGCCGGAGCCGCGGGAGGCGGTGCTGGACCCGAAGCTGACGGTACGGGGCACCAGCGGACCGCCCCCGGAGAGCGTCGGCGCGGAAAATCGGTAA
- a CDS encoding acyl-CoA dehydrogenase family protein: MTAPASTLIEAARRLADEVLAPGAESADREGVSVATIAEVKRSGVLGVGGPVAYGGAQVPDAVAREIAEILAGACCSTYFVQAQHHSPVRMLAAADCPARERLLRPLCDGTLLSGIAFSHLRAHPRKPVRVTRVSGGRRFDGRVPWYTGWSLNDVMLLAGVTDDDEALFAFADAREQPGLRPTPQLQLAALTGTRTVGLELDGLVVPEEDVVWSRPYEEWAIADRPKNTNPNPAMFGVAGAALDLLEAAGDAEAKETAQVLGERLREVRREAYALVDEVPAGERLADRLAVKTRAYDVLRAATTAAIVAGGGRAFGLGSPAQRLAREGLFLVVQGQTADVRSAHLRALRG, from the coding sequence CGTAGCCACGATCGCCGAGGTCAAGAGGTCCGGGGTGCTCGGGGTGGGCGGGCCGGTGGCGTACGGCGGGGCGCAGGTGCCGGACGCGGTCGCTCGGGAGATTGCCGAAATCCTGGCCGGGGCCTGCTGTTCCACCTACTTCGTGCAGGCCCAGCACCACAGCCCGGTCAGGATGCTCGCCGCCGCCGACTGCCCGGCGCGCGAGAGGCTGTTGCGGCCGCTGTGCGACGGCACGCTGCTGTCCGGAATCGCCTTCTCCCATCTGCGGGCCCACCCGCGCAAGCCGGTGCGGGTCACCCGGGTTTCGGGTGGCAGGCGCTTCGACGGCCGGGTGCCGTGGTACACCGGCTGGAGCCTGAATGACGTGATGTTGCTCGCCGGGGTCACCGACGACGACGAGGCGCTGTTCGCCTTCGCGGACGCCCGTGAGCAGCCCGGTCTGCGGCCCACACCGCAGCTCCAGCTGGCCGCGCTGACCGGCACCCGCACGGTCGGGCTGGAGCTGGACGGCCTGGTGGTGCCCGAGGAGGACGTGGTCTGGAGCCGTCCCTACGAGGAGTGGGCCATCGCGGACCGGCCGAAGAACACCAACCCCAACCCGGCCATGTTCGGCGTGGCCGGGGCGGCACTGGACCTCCTGGAGGCCGCCGGGGACGCGGAGGCGAAGGAGACGGCGCAGGTGCTGGGCGAGCGGCTGCGTGAGGTGCGCCGGGAGGCGTACGCGCTGGTGGACGAGGTTCCGGCGGGTGAGCGACTGGCGGACCGGCTCGCGGTGAAGACCCGGGCCTACGACGTGCTGCGCGCCGCCACCACCGCGGCGATCGTCGCGGGCGGCGGCCGGGCGTTCGGCCTCGGCAGCCCCGCGCAGCGGCTGGCCCGGGAGGGCCTGTTCCTGGTGGTGCAGGGTCAGACCGCCGACGTCCGCAGCGCCCACCTGCGGGCATTGCGTGGGTGA
- a CDS encoding sugar porter family MFS transporter — protein sequence MDVRDDATQAPTPATAITDPAPRAVSRRLRIITVVATFGGLLFGYDTGVINGALPYMTDDLGLTPVTEGMVTSSLLLGAALGAVTGGRLSDARGRRHTILALAVLFFIGALGCTLAPTTAVMVVARFVLGLAVGGASVTVPVYLAEISPAERRGALVTRNELMIVSGQLLAFTSNAIIAQVGGESGGVWRWMLVLATIPAVVLWFGMLVMPESPRWLASQSRFTDALGVLKQVRSRQRAEAELSEVSALAIKEEQQKLGGWQDMRATPWVRKLMFTGFGIAIVQQITGVNTIMYYGTQILTDAGFAADSALTANIANGVISVLATFVGIWLLGRVNRRPMLMTGQLGTTSALLLIGVFSLVLPSGDGRAYAVLAMTITFLAFQQGAISPVTWLMLSEIFPMRMRGFGMGVAAVVLWLTNFVIGLVFPSLVSGIGISNTFFLFVVAGLLSLTFVKLYVPETKGRTLEVLEAELRTRFS from the coding sequence ATGGACGTCAGGGACGACGCGACACAGGCCCCCACACCAGCCACCGCCATCACGGACCCCGCTCCGCGGGCGGTCTCCCGGCGGCTGCGGATCATCACGGTCGTCGCCACCTTCGGCGGTCTTCTCTTCGGCTACGACACCGGCGTCATCAATGGCGCGCTGCCCTATATGACCGACGACCTGGGCCTCACCCCGGTCACCGAGGGCATGGTCACCAGCTCGCTCCTCCTGGGTGCCGCGCTCGGCGCGGTCACCGGCGGCCGGCTGTCGGACGCACGCGGACGGCGGCACACCATCCTCGCCCTGGCCGTGCTGTTCTTCATCGGCGCGCTCGGCTGCACCCTCGCCCCGACCACCGCGGTCATGGTCGTGGCGCGGTTCGTCCTCGGCCTCGCGGTCGGCGGAGCGTCGGTGACCGTACCGGTCTACCTCGCGGAGATCTCGCCCGCCGAACGGCGCGGAGCCCTGGTCACCCGCAATGAACTCATGATTGTGAGCGGCCAGTTGCTGGCCTTCACCTCCAACGCGATCATCGCCCAGGTGGGCGGCGAGTCGGGCGGCGTCTGGCGCTGGATGCTGGTGCTGGCCACAATTCCGGCCGTCGTGCTGTGGTTCGGCATGCTGGTCATGCCGGAGAGCCCGCGCTGGCTGGCCTCCCAGAGCCGGTTCACCGACGCGCTCGGCGTTCTCAAGCAAGTCCGCTCCCGGCAGCGGGCCGAGGCCGAGCTGAGTGAGGTGTCCGCGCTCGCCATCAAGGAGGAGCAGCAGAAACTCGGCGGCTGGCAGGACATGAGGGCCACGCCGTGGGTGCGCAAGCTGATGTTCACCGGCTTCGGCATCGCGATCGTGCAGCAGATCACCGGCGTGAACACGATCATGTACTACGGCACGCAGATCCTCACCGACGCCGGCTTCGCCGCGGACAGCGCGCTGACGGCGAACATCGCCAACGGTGTGATCTCGGTACTGGCCACGTTCGTGGGCATCTGGCTGCTGGGCCGTGTCAACCGCCGCCCGATGCTGATGACCGGCCAGCTCGGCACCACCTCCGCCCTGCTGCTGATCGGCGTCTTCTCCCTGGTGCTGCCCTCGGGCGACGGGCGCGCGTACGCGGTGCTTGCCATGACCATCACCTTCCTCGCCTTCCAGCAGGGCGCGATCTCCCCGGTGACCTGGCTGATGCTCTCGGAGATCTTCCCCATGCGGATGCGCGGCTTCGGCATGGGTGTCGCGGCCGTGGTGCTGTGGCTGACCAACTTCGTGATCGGTCTGGTCTTCCCGTCCCTGGTCTCCGGGATCGGGATCTCCAACACCTTCTTCCTCTTCGTGGTGGCGGGCCTGCTCTCCCTCACCTTCGTCAAGCTCTACGTCCCCGAGACCAAGGGCCGCACGCTCGAAGTCCTCGAAGCCGAGCTCCGGACACGTTTCTCCTGA
- a CDS encoding YiaA/YiaB family inner membrane protein has product MSETPVKQQSTAAFYGQAVASFAVAMAATAVGIFQLSADAWVRGFLAISVLYLVTSAFTLAKVIRDRQEAGQIVSRVDQARVDKLLAAHDPFEKL; this is encoded by the coding sequence ATGAGTGAGACACCGGTCAAGCAGCAGAGCACGGCCGCGTTCTACGGCCAGGCGGTCGCCTCCTTCGCCGTCGCCATGGCCGCCACCGCCGTCGGTATCTTCCAGCTGAGCGCCGACGCCTGGGTGCGCGGCTTCCTGGCCATCTCCGTGCTCTACCTGGTGACGTCCGCGTTCACCCTGGCCAAGGTGATCCGGGACCGGCAGGAGGCCGGGCAGATCGTCAGCCGGGTCGACCAGGCGCGGGTGGACAAGCTGCTCGCCGCACACGACCCCTTCGAAAAGCTGTGA
- a CDS encoding methyltransferase, which translates to MRHEISPEPILQVGLGFMASKALLTAVELDLFSQLAEGPRTGGDLAEELGLHPRGAVDFLDALVALGFLERSGGAYRNSPSADAFLDRKKATYVGGILEMANVRLYPFWGSLTEALRTGEPQNEHKHGGDVFDAIYRDQEGLEGFLHGMTGLSMGKALVMAERFPWAEYRTVLDVGGAVGCLPVAVAQRHSHMSGGVFELPRVRPVFEKYVASFGLEDRLTFHGGDFFTDDLPGADVIVLGQILHGWGLEEKRLLLEEGVRRAAGRGSGPRLRRHHRRRPRGEHLRSAGEPEHAHRDPVRLRVHGRRRPRLDDGGGIPQQPDRTADGRLLHAGGNQIAVAHPPGPVPEAPGAGTTRRRANAPSPRAARTCPADHVTASCLNR; encoded by the coding sequence ATGCGGCACGAGATCAGCCCCGAGCCCATACTTCAGGTCGGGCTCGGCTTCATGGCGTCGAAGGCACTGCTCACCGCGGTGGAACTGGATCTGTTCTCGCAGCTCGCGGAGGGCCCCCGCACAGGCGGTGACCTGGCCGAGGAGCTCGGGCTGCATCCCCGCGGCGCCGTCGACTTCCTCGACGCGCTGGTCGCCCTCGGATTCCTGGAGCGATCCGGCGGCGCGTACCGCAACAGCCCGTCCGCCGACGCCTTTCTCGACCGGAAGAAGGCCACGTATGTCGGCGGCATCCTGGAGATGGCCAACGTCCGGCTGTATCCCTTCTGGGGGTCGCTCACCGAGGCGCTGAGAACAGGCGAACCGCAGAACGAGCACAAGCACGGCGGCGACGTATTCGACGCCATCTACCGGGACCAGGAGGGCCTCGAGGGATTCCTGCACGGAATGACCGGGCTCAGCATGGGCAAGGCACTGGTGATGGCCGAGCGGTTCCCCTGGGCCGAGTATCGGACGGTGCTGGACGTCGGGGGAGCGGTGGGCTGCCTTCCGGTGGCGGTGGCCCAGCGTCATTCCCATATGAGCGGCGGTGTCTTCGAGCTGCCCCGGGTGCGGCCCGTCTTCGAGAAGTACGTGGCGTCCTTCGGTCTGGAGGACCGGCTCACGTTCCACGGAGGCGACTTCTTCACCGACGACCTGCCCGGCGCCGATGTCATCGTGCTGGGCCAGATCCTGCACGGCTGGGGTCTGGAGGAGAAGCGGCTGCTGCTTGAAGAAGGCGTACGACGCGCTGCCGGACGGGGGAGCGGTCCTCGTCTACGACGCCATCATCGACGACGACCGCGAGGAGAACACCTTCGGTCTGCTGGCGAGCCTGAACATGCTCATCGAGACCCGGTCCGGCTTCGAGTACACGGCCGCCGACGGCCGCGCCTGGATGACGGAGGCGGGATTCCGCAGCAGCCGGATCGAACCGCTGACGGACGGCTACTCCATGCTGGTGGGAATCAAATAGCCGTCGCACATCCGCCCGGCCCGGTGCCGGAAGCACCCGGTGCCGGAACCACCCGTCGCCGGGCAAACGCTCCCTCGCCCCGAGCCGCTAGGACTTGTCCGGCCGATCATGTGACTGCCTCGTGTCTGAATCGTTGA
- a CDS encoding Gfo/Idh/MocA family protein: protein MTVHIGVIGAGMIGQDHIRRLTEVITGATVTAVTDIDQARATEVATRVGATALPTGSDLIHSPDVDAVLVTSWGPTHAEHVLNAIAVGKPVFCEKPLATTAEDCLRIVEAERAHGRRLVQVGFMRRFDVGYRQMKDVLTSGAIGTPLIVHCAHRNPTVPDSYVSAMAAQDTAVHEIDVLRWLLDDEISSVQVITPRATGKRFGHLKDPQIMLFETANGVRIDLEVFVNCQYGYDIQCETVGEDGLVRLPDPAAVGIRTAGRHGTAVLQDWKGRFGDAFDTEFGEWVAAVTAGAEPTGPSSWDGYAATVITDAAVQSLESGGEVITVDMKPRPVLYGATS, encoded by the coding sequence ATGACCGTACATATAGGTGTCATCGGCGCCGGAATGATCGGCCAGGACCACATCCGGCGACTCACCGAGGTCATCACCGGTGCCACGGTCACCGCCGTGACCGACATCGACCAGGCCCGCGCCACCGAGGTCGCCACCCGCGTCGGCGCCACCGCACTGCCCACCGGCAGCGACCTGATCCACTCCCCCGATGTGGACGCCGTCCTCGTCACCTCCTGGGGCCCCACCCACGCGGAGCACGTACTGAACGCCATCGCGGTGGGCAAGCCGGTGTTCTGCGAGAAGCCGCTCGCCACCACCGCCGAGGACTGTCTGCGCATCGTGGAGGCCGAACGCGCCCACGGCCGCCGCCTCGTCCAGGTCGGTTTCATGCGCCGTTTCGACGTCGGCTACCGCCAGATGAAGGACGTGCTCACCTCGGGCGCCATCGGCACTCCGCTCATCGTGCACTGCGCGCATCGCAACCCGACCGTGCCGGACAGCTATGTCTCCGCGATGGCGGCCCAGGACACGGCCGTCCACGAGATCGACGTACTGCGCTGGCTGCTCGACGACGAGATCAGCTCGGTCCAGGTGATCACCCCGCGCGCCACCGGCAAACGGTTCGGCCACCTCAAGGATCCGCAGATCATGCTCTTCGAGACGGCGAACGGTGTCCGCATCGACCTGGAGGTCTTCGTCAACTGCCAGTACGGCTATGACATCCAGTGCGAGACCGTGGGCGAGGACGGCCTGGTCAGACTGCCGGACCCGGCGGCCGTCGGCATCCGTACCGCCGGGCGGCACGGCACCGCCGTACTGCAGGACTGGAAGGGCCGGTTCGGCGATGCCTTCGACACCGAGTTCGGCGAGTGGGTCGCCGCCGTCACGGCGGGCGCCGAGCCCACCGGCCCGTCCTCCTGGGACGGCTACGCCGCCACCGTCATCACCGACGCCGCCGTCCAGTCCCTGGAGTCGGGTGGCGAGGTCATCACCGTTGATATGAAGCCCCGACCCGTCCTCTACGGAGCCACCTCGTGA
- a CDS encoding sugar phosphate isomerase/epimerase family protein — translation MKIALDPYMLRALPLDEMVRTVAELGYSHIELSPRDDFMPFFLHPRADDERVAALKQALRTHGVQLSSVLPLYKWSSPDETERQTAVRYWKRMIEITADLECPLMNSEFNGRPERAAESEAAFWRSLEELLPLFEREGIALNLEAHPDDFCEENTPAVDLVRAINKPWVNYLYCAPHTFHLSGAEPTADIAAMMRYAGDKLQHVHIADSFNHKGSSGLRYILNPPGTPARIHQHLDVGQGEVDWDTFFGTLRELNFDGVATACVFAWEERARESSAFMLNRIHKELTA, via the coding sequence GTGAAGATCGCACTCGACCCCTACATGCTCCGCGCGCTGCCGCTCGACGAGATGGTGCGCACGGTCGCCGAACTCGGCTACAGCCACATCGAGTTGTCCCCGCGCGACGACTTCATGCCGTTCTTCCTCCATCCCCGGGCGGACGACGAGCGCGTCGCGGCGCTGAAGCAGGCCCTGCGCACGCATGGTGTCCAGCTCTCCTCCGTGCTGCCGCTGTACAAGTGGTCCTCGCCCGACGAGACCGAGCGGCAGACTGCCGTCCGCTACTGGAAGCGGATGATCGAGATCACCGCCGACCTCGAGTGCCCGCTGATGAACTCGGAGTTCAACGGCCGCCCGGAGCGCGCCGCCGAGAGCGAGGCCGCCTTCTGGCGCTCGTTGGAGGAACTGCTGCCGCTCTTCGAACGCGAGGGCATCGCCCTCAACCTCGAAGCCCACCCGGACGACTTCTGCGAGGAGAACACTCCCGCCGTCGACCTGGTCCGCGCCATCAACAAGCCCTGGGTGAACTACCTCTACTGCGCTCCGCACACCTTCCACCTCTCCGGCGCCGAGCCGACGGCGGACATCGCGGCAATGATGCGCTACGCGGGCGACAAGCTCCAGCATGTGCACATCGCGGACTCCTTCAACCACAAGGGCTCCTCCGGCCTGCGCTACATCCTCAACCCGCCCGGCACCCCCGCCCGCATCCACCAGCACCTGGACGTCGGCCAGGGCGAAGTCGACTGGGACACCTTCTTCGGCACCCTCCGCGAGCTGAACTTCGACGGCGTGGCCACCGCCTGTGTCTTCGCCTGGGAGGAGCGGGCCCGGGAGTCCTCCGCCTTCATGCTGAACCGCATCCACAAGGAACTCACCGCGTGA